The DNA segment CCTATGAGTCCTTTGAAGTAGCTATAGtataaagagaaggaaaaagaatcACTTAGAGTTGATTCACCATACCACATATACTTTCAAAACTTTACCCTATTTTAGTTTCCCACTTTGAAACTAGTTGTTCTTTTAAAGATATCCCATCTTTCTTGATTGTCTTCCATAAGCCCACTTCATAACCTTCCTTGCTCTTCtaccccaaatttatttactataACCCTTTTCCACAAAGTTGCCCTTTCTGTTGTGAACCTCTAACTCCATTTACTGAGTAGGGCCTTCTTGAACATAGACAAATTCCTTATACCAAGACCCTCACCGTTCTTTTCCATGCAAATAATTGACCTATTTACTAGATGAGGTATGTTCTATAATGATCCCCCTCATCAAAAATCTTTTTGAATCTTCATGAGCTTCAAGTTCACTCTTCTTGGAATAATGAACAacaatattttgtaaattggtAAACTTGACAAAGCATGCTTAGTCATAGTGAGTCTCCTTCCTTTAGAAAGATATTGTCTCTTACCAATCACAAGTCTTCTTAGAAGTCTTTCTTCCATGACATCCCAAATCGAAGTTGATGTATAAGAAACACTTAAAGGGAGTCTAAAATTTGTGGTGGAAACATTGCTTCCTCTAGGCCAACACCAAACTAGCTCTTCCACATTCCTTACCCTTCCTATTAGCtgactttttctaaattattttttctcccTCCCACCTTGAAACCTAAGATGAAACCCCTTTCACTTACCTTCTTTAAGAGACAACCAAAAGCCTTCATGACCAGGATGAACAAATTAGGGGAAAAAGGATCTTGGTGCCTCAAACACATTGAACTTTGGAAGAAACCAACGGGAATCCAATTTATAAGGACTAAGAATCTATTAAGACAATTATTTGGAAAAAGTTAGAACTAGTTGGATTTGATTCCCGCATTGATCGTAATGACACGAGAAGTTAGCTTGTAAATCAATAATTTACATCACATATATGACAAAATttgatgtcttttttttttagtgtctaCTTTTTGATCATGcaaatgttttttctttcactacCCATTTATGGAGTTCACCAAGTTGAGTCTTTTGCCACTTGTAAGAATCctcattattcatttaaatgttttcttttctaatcTTTCTAATCATATGTTGTTGGTGACAGAAGGATGGCTGATGTAGTAGCAGGTGCAGCAGCAGTTGAGGTTTATAAAGATGGAAAAAGCTTATTAACTTCTGGTAGTTCCAAAATTGCCTATgtgaaagatttgaaaaaaaactataaaaagtTAATACAGGAAGCAAGAAAGCTCTGGGAACTAAGAGAAGCTATAGAGACAGAAATAAGCAGACATAAGATAAGCCCAGTGACAAGAGAATGGATTGTTAAGGTTGAGATGATCAGAAGTGAAGTGGGAGAACTTGAAACTAAATATAATGATGAAAGGAAGCATCCGTGGAGATTGGTTCGCATTTGGCCGCATTCAAATCTTAGCAAAGATATAGCAGAGAAGTGTAAGCAAGTTCAAGGTCTATTGGAAGAGGGAAATCTTAAAAGAGGAATACTGGTCGCGGAATTGCCAGAACCTGTTAGGAAAATACATGCACCGAAACTAGAACACAACTCATTTCTACACCAAGTTGTAGAAGATGTAGTGAGTTTTCTAGACGATAAGCAAATAAGAATAATAGGAATCTGGGGAACAGTGGGAACGGGAAAAACCACCATAATGCAAAACTTGAACAATCACAAAGATGTTGCTACAATGTTTGATATTGTCATCTGGGTAACTGTCTCAAAGGAGTGGAGCTTAAAAAAGTTGCAAGGTGCAATCATGCAGCGGCTAAAATTGAATATGGAGAGCACTGTTGACATTGAGGAAAATGCTTGGAGAATTTCTGAAGAGTTGAAGGGAAAAAAGTGTTTGATTCTTATGGATGAAGTTTGTGACTTTATTGATCTACAAGAAGTAATGGGTATCCAAGACCACCAAGAAAGCAAGGTAGTGTTGGCGAGTAGGCTTCGTGATATCTGCAAGGACATGGATGCTGATGAGCTAATCAATGTGAAACCATTGTCAGATCATGAAGCTTTCAACATGTTCAAGGAAAAAGTGGGCCGGTCCATTCACTTCCCAGGGATTAAACCAGTAGCTGAGTTGGTGGTTAGAGAGTGTGGGGGATTGCCATTGCTGATAGACAGAGTAGCAAGAACCtttagaaagaaagagaaaaatgtttCCCTTTGGAGGGATGGATTGAATAATTTGCGAAGATGGGAGAATACTCAAGGCATGGATGAAGTGCTTGAATTTCTGAGGTTTTGTTATGATAACTTAGATAGTGACGcaaaaaaagtttgttttttgtATGGTGCGTTATATCCTGAAGAGTATGAGATTTATATAGATTACTTGCTAGAATGTTGGAGAGCTGAAGGTTTTATTCCAGATGCAGATGAGTTTGTTCATGATGAAAATGTGTTTAGAGATGCGCGTGACAAGGGGCATGCGATATTGGATGATCTTATCAACGTATCATTGTTAGAGAGTAGTGAGAAGAGGAAATGTGTTAAGATGAACAAAGTTCTTCGCGACATGGCCCTTAAAATATCATCACAAATTGGAGATTCCAAATTTCTGGCAAAGCCATGTGAAGGATTAGAAGAGCCTCCAAATCATGAAGAATGGAAACAGGCAAGGCGCATCTCTTTGATGGACAACGAATTGTGCAGCTTACCAGAAACTCTAGACTGTTGTGATCTTTTGACATTGTTGCTTCAAAGGAATAAGAACTTGAGTACTATTCCCAAGTTCTTCTTTAAATCTATGAGCAGTCTTCGAGTTTTAGACTTGCATGGCACTAGTATTGAATCATTACCTTCATCTTTATCCAGCTTGATTTGTCTAAGAGGGCTCTATCTGAATTCTTGCATCCATTTGGTAGAACTCCCAACAGAGATAGAAGCACTCGTGCAGCTTGAGGTGCTTGATATTCGGGGGACTAAAATCAGTTTACTTCAGATTAGAAGTTTAGTATGGTTGAAGTGTTTACGAATATCATTATCTAATTTTGGCATGGGAGGCCATACTCAGAACCAATTGGGAAATGTTTCGAGGTTTGTTTCATTGGAAGAGTTCAGTGTTGTCTTTGATTCATCTAAGCAATGGTGGGACAAGATTGTAGAGGCTATCTCAACAGAGGTGGCTACCTTGAAAAGATTGACTTCTCTTCAGTTTTGCTTCCCTAAAGTTGA comes from the Vitis vinifera cultivar Pinot Noir 40024 chromosome 12, ASM3070453v1 genome and includes:
- the LOC104881042 gene encoding disease resistance protein RPS2 isoform X1, translating into MEPAFPKFHWVSGLRWSNFPIHCSDSEKPKRGSERERERERGVGRLLHFGFYSRTRRCKLAAGTLYLDFSSPSLCSISSIRRMADVVAGAAAVEVYKDGKSLLTSGSSKIAYVKDLKKNYKKLIQEARKLWELREAIETEISRHKISPVTREWIVKVEMIRSEVGELETKYNDERKHPWRLVRIWPHSNLSKDIAEKCKQVQGLLEEGNLKRGILVAELPEPVRKIHAPKLEHNSFLHQVVEDVVSFLDDKQIRIIGIWGTVGTGKTTIMQNLNNHKDVATMFDIVIWVTVSKEWSLKKLQGAIMQRLKLNMESTVDIEENAWRISEELKGKKCLILMDEVCDFIDLQEVMGIQDHQESKVVLASRLRDICKDMDADELINVKPLSDHEAFNMFKEKVGRSIHFPGIKPVAELVVRECGGLPLLIDRVARTFRKKEKNVSLWRDGLNNLRRWENTQGMDEVLEFLRFCYDNLDSDAKKVCFLYGALYPEEYEIYIDYLLECWRAEGFIPDADEFVHDENVFRDARDKGHAILDDLINVSLLESSEKRKCVKMNKVLRDMALKISSQIGDSKFLAKPCEGLEEPPNHEEWKQARRISLMDNELCSLPETLDCCDLLTLLLQRNKNLSTIPKFFFKSMSSLRVLDLHGTSIESLPSSLSSLICLRGLYLNSCIHLVELPTEIEALVQLEVLDIRGTKISLLQIRSLVWLKCLRISLSNFGMGGHTQNQLGNVSRFVSLEEFSVVFDSSKQWWDKIVEAISTEVATLKRLTSLQFCFPKVDCLEVFVTTSPVWKKGSCLTFQFAVGDHDSTCFQILESFDYPSYNRLTLVNSEGVNPVISKVLMETHAFGLINHKGVSRLSDFGIDNMDNMLVCLIERCNEIETIINGNGITKGVLECLEDLRINNVLKLESIWQGPVHAGSLTQLTSLTLVKCPELKKIFSNGMIQQLFELQHLRVEECDQIEEIIMESENIGLESCSLPRLKTLVLLDLPKLKSIWVSDSLEWPSLQSIKISMCDMLKRLPFNIANAAKLRLIEGQQSWWGALVWEDDAIKQRLQPLCILN
- the LOC104881042 gene encoding disease resistance protein RPS2 isoform X2; the protein is MEPAFPKFHWVSGLRWSNFPIHCSDSEKPKRGSERERERERGVGRLLHFGFYSRTRRCKLAAGTLYLDFSSPSLCSISSIRMADVVAGAAAVEVYKDGKSLLTSGSSKIAYVKDLKKNYKKLIQEARKLWELREAIETEISRHKISPVTREWIVKVEMIRSEVGELETKYNDERKHPWRLVRIWPHSNLSKDIAEKCKQVQGLLEEGNLKRGILVAELPEPVRKIHAPKLEHNSFLHQVVEDVVSFLDDKQIRIIGIWGTVGTGKTTIMQNLNNHKDVATMFDIVIWVTVSKEWSLKKLQGAIMQRLKLNMESTVDIEENAWRISEELKGKKCLILMDEVCDFIDLQEVMGIQDHQESKVVLASRLRDICKDMDADELINVKPLSDHEAFNMFKEKVGRSIHFPGIKPVAELVVRECGGLPLLIDRVARTFRKKEKNVSLWRDGLNNLRRWENTQGMDEVLEFLRFCYDNLDSDAKKVCFLYGALYPEEYEIYIDYLLECWRAEGFIPDADEFVHDENVFRDARDKGHAILDDLINVSLLESSEKRKCVKMNKVLRDMALKISSQIGDSKFLAKPCEGLEEPPNHEEWKQARRISLMDNELCSLPETLDCCDLLTLLLQRNKNLSTIPKFFFKSMSSLRVLDLHGTSIESLPSSLSSLICLRGLYLNSCIHLVELPTEIEALVQLEVLDIRGTKISLLQIRSLVWLKCLRISLSNFGMGGHTQNQLGNVSRFVSLEEFSVVFDSSKQWWDKIVEAISTEVATLKRLTSLQFCFPKVDCLEVFVTTSPVWKKGSCLTFQFAVGDHDSTCFQILESFDYPSYNRLTLVNSEGVNPVISKVLMETHAFGLINHKGVSRLSDFGIDNMDNMLVCLIERCNEIETIINGNGITKGVLECLEDLRINNVLKLESIWQGPVHAGSLTQLTSLTLVKCPELKKIFSNGMIQQLFELQHLRVEECDQIEEIIMESENIGLESCSLPRLKTLVLLDLPKLKSIWVSDSLEWPSLQSIKISMCDMLKRLPFNIANAAKLRLIEGQQSWWGALVWEDDAIKQRLQPLCILN
- the LOC104881042 gene encoding disease resistance protein RPS2 isoform X3 produces the protein MADVVAGAAAVEVYKDGKSLLTSGSSKIAYVKDLKKNYKKLIQEARKLWELREAIETEISRHKISPVTREWIVKVEMIRSEVGELETKYNDERKHPWRLVRIWPHSNLSKDIAEKCKQVQGLLEEGNLKRGILVAELPEPVRKIHAPKLEHNSFLHQVVEDVVSFLDDKQIRIIGIWGTVGTGKTTIMQNLNNHKDVATMFDIVIWVTVSKEWSLKKLQGAIMQRLKLNMESTVDIEENAWRISEELKGKKCLILMDEVCDFIDLQEVMGIQDHQESKVVLASRLRDICKDMDADELINVKPLSDHEAFNMFKEKVGRSIHFPGIKPVAELVVRECGGLPLLIDRVARTFRKKEKNVSLWRDGLNNLRRWENTQGMDEVLEFLRFCYDNLDSDAKKVCFLYGALYPEEYEIYIDYLLECWRAEGFIPDADEFVHDENVFRDARDKGHAILDDLINVSLLESSEKRKCVKMNKVLRDMALKISSQIGDSKFLAKPCEGLEEPPNHEEWKQARRISLMDNELCSLPETLDCCDLLTLLLQRNKNLSTIPKFFFKSMSSLRVLDLHGTSIESLPSSLSSLICLRGLYLNSCIHLVELPTEIEALVQLEVLDIRGTKISLLQIRSLVWLKCLRISLSNFGMGGHTQNQLGNVSRFVSLEEFSVVFDSSKQWWDKIVEAISTEVATLKRLTSLQFCFPKVDCLEVFVTTSPVWKKGSCLTFQFAVGDHDSTCFQILESFDYPSYNRLTLVNSEGVNPVISKVLMETHAFGLINHKGVSRLSDFGIDNMDNMLVCLIERCNEIETIINGNGITKGVLECLEDLRINNVLKLESIWQGPVHAGSLTQLTSLTLVKCPELKKIFSNGMIQQLFELQHLRVEECDQIEEIIMESENIGLESCSLPRLKTLVLLDLPKLKSIWVSDSLEWPSLQSIKISMCDMLKRLPFNIANAAKLRLIEGQQSWWGALVWEDDAIKQRLQPLCILN